In a genomic window of Erigeron canadensis isolate Cc75 chromosome 5, C_canadensis_v1, whole genome shotgun sequence:
- the LOC122602079 gene encoding uncharacterized protein LOC122602079 isoform X3, producing the protein MFEEDDLVTQLMDPDGETQLFSLGGETQVVNFDAEVEEMDIPDSADNNNETQLFNDCDTEEVILTDDEVTEKTEVVDDSDDLSDEDSGRKECDNIADMEHALNMHQCKEEMKDSKSKSDCGRSGLHTSAGVGFKTFTSIRTASMRAFGLAALSKASRRSKSPACPLTSEPDIEHTRILSAKSQSQTPENQDKPVDGLELGNICRFGRSTARKLFAEDAIDEIKGVNGSIDPCETADLAGLSYIDSQEPGDASQANALNFVDNFLKINIECDNSCGINKATGGKSKPVLSAKGAQSFAKSASLINAVDERRVFEWEFNHEDEEGEFFIKNKEVFFASAGRQMKSAISSGKGRKLTESDSKLVLAKNKGNSKSKKSLGTHIKDVMSRENLNNKLDRQSTYPPSRVDIQETVQETTEVRFDTQMAADAMEDLCLGLQGTAHESTKADSGCSRVQMVSHKSQIPSGCNGVITTRYKSMSRGDQSMEVKRASSVSKKNVVGNDREKHDKVLSNVAKRRGKVSLKRREVNTVDQMPIKKQRLQNVSSADQMLVKKQCMQNVTPVARRTRQYMKDNKVGKVHDAPSNSPLTGFPKGKRTSHKLPSARQVSTRSVSRLKLKPAVLTEQAKGCNDTNHQSSHGNGIRPLPERSESNLSACTTPSSRGTPIKESSPICKGDEYLKQSCRRLSLIQEVMSLSPTGAPITSPNKETRKRKDVSMIRVLFSRHLDGDIIKQQKKILTRLGASESLSMSDATHFIADDFVRTRNMLEAIAFGKPVVTHLWLESCGQACCHIDEKNFILKDAKKEKEFGFSLPASLARARQNPLLKGHKVLITPNTKPGKEILSSLVKAVHGVAVERMGRSGLKDSKIPVGLLILSCEEDYAACVPFLEKGAAIYSSELLLNGIVTQRLEYERHRLFVDHVKRTRSTIWLKKDDNQYKPVGKVK; encoded by the exons ATGTTCGAAGAAGATGACTTAGTGACCCAATTGATGGATCCTGATGGTGAAACCCAACTTTTTAGCCTTGGAGGTGAAACCCAAGTGGTGAACTTTGATGCTGAAGTTGAAGAGATGGACATTCCTGATTCTgctgataataataatgagaCTCAGTTATTCAATGATTGTGATACTGAAGAAGTCAtacttactgatgatgaagtaaCTGAGAAGACTGAAGTGGTGGATGACTCTGATGATCTTTCTGATGAAGATTCTGGAAGGAAAGAATGTGATAATATAGCAGACATGGAGCATGCACTGAATATGCATCAATGCAAGGAAGAAATGAAGGATTCTAAGTCGAAATCAGATTGTGGAAGAAGCGGGCTACATACTTCAG CAGGAGTTGGTTTCAAGACATTTACCTCGATTCGTACAGCGTCTATGAGGGCTTTTGGTCTGGCGGCACTCAGTAAAGCTTCTCGAAGAAGTAAGAGTCCAGCTTGTCCTTTAACTTCAGAACCTGATATAGAACATACAAGAATACTATCAGCAAAGAGTCAATCTCAAACACCTGAGAATCAAGACAAGCCAGTTGATGGATTGGAATTGGGAAATATATGTAGATTTGGTAGGTCAACTGCAAGGAAACTTTTTGCCGAGGATGCAATTGATGAAATCAAAGGGGTGAATGGCAGTATTGACCCTTGTGAAACAGCTGACTTGGCTGGGCTAAGCTATATTGATTCTCAAGAACCTGGAGATGCTTCACAAGCAAACGCCCTTAACTTTGTGGACaactttttgaaaattaatatCGAGTGTGATAATAGTTGTGGCATTAACAAGGCAACAGGTGGCAAATCAAAGCCGGTTTTAAGTGCTAAAGGAGCTCAAAGTTTTGCCAAAAGTGCTAGTCTTATCAATGCAGTTGATGAAAGAAGGGTATTTGAATGGGAATTTAAtcatgaagatgaagaaggtgagttttttataaaaaataaggaAGTTTTCTTTGCTAGCGCAGGTCGGCAGATGAAATCTGCCATCTCTTCTGGAAAGGGCAGGAAATTGACAGAGTCTGACTCGAAATTGGTGTTGGCTAAAAATAAAGGAAATAGTAAATCAAAGAAAAGCTTAGGAACACACATTAAAGATGTGATGTCTAGAGAAAATCTTAATAATAAGTTGGATAGACAGTCAACATATCCGCCAAGTCGCGTAGATATTCAAGAAACCGTTCAAGAAACAACAGAGGTTCGCTTTGACACTCAAATGGCTGCTGATGCGATGGAAGACCTATGCCTGGGGTTGCAAGGGACTGCTCATGAATCTACTAAAGCTGACTCAGGTTGCAGCCGTGTGCAAATGGTTTCCCATAAAAGTCAAATCCCATCTGGGTGTAATGGAGTCATAACAACACGGTACAAGTCAATGAGCAGAGGTGATCAGTCAATGGAAGTGAAGCGAGCCAGTTCAGTTTCCAAAAAGAATGTTGTGGGAAATGATAGAGAAAAACATGACAAAGTATTGTCTAATGTGGCGAAAAGAAGAGGAAAGGTGTCCCTTAAAAGAAGAGAAGTCAACACAGTTGACCAAATGCCGATCAAGAAACAGCGTCTGCAAAATGTTTCATCTGCTGACCAAATGTTAGTCAAGAAACAATGTATGCAAAATGTTACACCTGTAGCTCGGCGAACTAGACAGTACATGAAAGATAACAAGGTCGGCAAGGTTCACGATGCTCCAAGTAATTCTCCTCTTACTGGATTCCCTAAAGGCAAAAGAACTAGCCATAAGTTGCCATCTGCAAGACAAGTTAGTACCCGATCTGTCTccagattaaaattaaaacctGCTGTTTTGACGGAACAAGCAAAAGGATGTAATGATACCAATCATCAGTCTAGTCATGGAAATGGAATTAGACCACTCCCGGAAAGGAGTGAATCAAATCTTTCAGCATGTACAACTCCTTCAAGTCGTGGGACCCCTATAAAGGAATCATCTCCAATATGCAAGGGTGACGAGTATCTTAAGCAGTCATGCAGAAGGCTGTCTCTTATTCAAGAAGTTATGAGCTTATCTCCCACAGGAGCACCAATTACATCTCCAAATAAAGAGACAAGAAAGAGGAAAGATGTGTCTATGATCCGTGTTCTGTTCAGTCGCCACTTAGATGGAGATATCATTAAACAGCAAAAAAAG ATTCTTACTCGATTGGGGGCATCGGAGTCATTATCAATGTCAGATGCAACACATTTCATAGCAGATGATTTTGTACGCACGAGAAATATGTTGGAGGCAATTGCTTTTGGCAAGCCAGTTGTTACTCATCTCTGGCTTGAGAGCTGTGGACAAGCTTGCTGTCACATTGATGAGAAAAACTTTATACTGAAAGATGCTAAGAAGGAGAAAGAATTTGGTTTTAGTCTTCCAGCTTCATTGGCACGTGCACGGCAAAATCCACTTTTGAAG GGGCACAAAGTCTTGATTACACCAAATACAAAGCCTGGTAAAGAGATATTATCAAGCTTGGTTAAAGCAGTTCATGGTGTG GCTGTTGAGCGAATGGGCAGAAGTGGACTGAAGGATAGTAAAATTCCTGTGGGATTACTGATTCTATCGTGTGAAGAAGACTATGCAGCCTGTGTTCCTTTCCTTGAGAAAG GAGCAGCAATATATAGTTCAGAGCTTCTACTCAATGGCATTGTTACCCAGAGATTGGAATATGAAAG GCATCGCCTCTTTGTGGATCATGTGAAGAGAACCCGTTCTACAATTTGGCTGAAGAAAGATGACAACCAGTATAAGCCAGTTGGTAAAGTGAAATAA